CACCGAGATCGCCCAGGTCCGTGACGCGGCTGTCGCCGTGAAGCGGGGCGACATGCGGTGGGGCGGAGGCTTCGGCTTCGATGCCGCCCTCGTCGAGACGCGGCGGGCCCGCGACCTGCTCGACGCCCGCTGCCCGGCGGACCTGCGGCGCGACCTGTTCGTCGCCGTGGGCTGGCTGGCGGCCAACACCGGGTTCATGGCCTTCGACCTGGAGCGCTTCCGCGACGCGTCGCGGCTGTGGACGGTCGCGTCGGCCTGCGCCAACGAGGCCGAGGACTGGAGCCTCCAGGCCCGCGTGCTGGGCTCGATGGCTCGGCAGGCCACCTGGCTGTCGCACCCGGACGACGCCATCGACCTGATCGACCGCGCCCTGGAGGTCGGGCGGAACCACCTGGTGCCCACCGAGCTGGCGATGCTGTGGGCGCTGCGGGCGCGGGCCGTCGCCAAGACCGGCGACGACGCCGCCACCGCGCAGGCCATCGCGAAGGCCGACCAGTGGTTCGCCGCCCGGCAACTCGACGACGTGGTCGACCGGCCCTGGATCTCGCACTACTCCCACGCCCACCACTGGGGCGACACGGGGATGGCCTGGGCCGACATCGCGATCGCCAGCGGCGGTGACAACACCCGCGCCGTGATGGAAGCCGGTGGCCGCCACCAGGCCGCCGCCGACGGCCACGGGCTCGACGCGGCCCGGTCGCAGGCGCTGTCGCTGATCGCCCTGTCCGACCTCGACACCCGGGTCGGCGACCTCGACCGCGCCGTGCGCTCCGGCAACCTCGCGCTCGACGCGGCCGAGCGGGTCAACTCGCACCGGGTCCGCTCGGGCCTGGTGGCCCTGGGGAGCGCGGCCGAGCCACACGTCGCCCGCGGCGACGTGGCCGACCTCCACGACCGGATCACCTCCGACCTCGTCGCCTGACGTTCCTAGTCGGAGAATTGGCTACTCGGCGGTGAGCGTGGCCTCCATCGACGCGTGGATGTTGCAGTGGAAGGCGTACGCGCCCGGCTCGGCCGGCACGTCGACCGTGGCGGTGCCACCGTCGTCGATGTCGACGTCGAAGTCGCCGTCGTCGGCGGTGAACGTGTGCGGGGCGCCCGACGAGTTCTCGAGCTCGATCGCGCCGCCCGCCGGTGCCGCGACGTCCGAGTACGAGATCGAGCTGATCTCGTAGGTCACGTCGCCGCCACCACCGCCGCCGCCACCACCACCGTCGCTGGCGGTCGTCTCGGTGCTGCCGTTGCCGTCGTCGGCCGCGTCGTCATCGTCGTCGCCACCACAGGCGGCGAGCGACACGCCGACCGCCAGGACCAGGCCGAGACCGGCCAGGCGACGGCCGAACGAGTGGGCCATTGCGTGCTTCATGCTGTCATCCCCTCTCGGCCCGGCATCGTAGTGAGTCGCCCAGGTAGCACGGGGAGTTCGCTGCGTCGTCGTCTGACGGTCGGCTGACGTTCACCGGCCGGCGAGATGATCGACAGCCGTGGTCGCGCCCCGGGACAACGTCGAACGGATCCCGGCGCCGGCCACCGATGTGCTCGACCGCCGCTACGTCCGGACGGGCACCCCGGTCATCCTCACCGGCCTGTTCGACGACGCCCCCGTCGCCCGGCTGGCGGATCCCCTGGTGGCGCGGCGGGAGCTGGGCGACCTGCGGCTGCCGGTGCGCGCCAACCCGGTGGTCGAGCTGCTGGAGGGGCGCACGCCGCCGGTGCGGGAGCTGCGCTTCGCCGACTTCCACGACCAGCTCGCGACCGGGGAGGCAGCCGGGGAGTCCTGCATCGAGCACGACACGCCGGAGGAGATCGCCGCCTACATCCCGCCGCCACCGTACGTCTCGCTGGGCGAGCCCGACGACGGATGGGTGTCGCACATGTTCCTCTCGGGGCCTGGCAGTGCCACCCACCTGCACTTCGACGTCGACAAGCGCAACGTGCTCACCTACCAGGTGTTCGGGCGCAAGCGCTTCGTGATCGTCGACGCCCGGGAGACCCGCAAGCTGGCGCCGGGATCGCCGCCCGACGTCTGCTACGCCAGCGCCCTCTACCTCGAGCACTTCAGCCCCGACGACCTCGCCGCGTTCCTGGAGTACGCGAACGCCTGGGACTGCGTGCTGGAGCCGGGCGAGACCCTGCTGACCCCGGCCACCGCCTGGCACTACGTCGAGTACCTCGACGTGGCCCTGTCGGTGACCGTCCGGCTGGCCCGGAACCGCTACCTCCGGTTCCTCGCCGAGACCGCGCCCGCCCCCAGCGTGGAGCTGCAGGCGTTCGCCTCGCTGTTCCGCGACGACGCCCGGGTCGGTCCCGCCGAGGCCGAGGCGTTCGCCGAGTTCGCGGTCGCGGCGAACCGGCACCACCTGAGCCGTCGGCGGCGGGCGGCGAAGCTCGACCGGCTCTGCGCCGAGCTGTGCGCCCGCCTGGGCCTCCCGATCGCGGGCGATGCCTACCACCTCGACGACATCGCCCGCCGCGACGCCATGCGCGCGGTGAATTCTCGACAGAAGTGGTTGCCCTAGCGCCACCTCCGTCGAGATTTCGGTGGGTCGGGGTTCAGACGGCGAAGGCGGCGGCGGTCGCGAGGATGTCGGCGGCGAGGGCGGGGTCGCCGGTGACGGTGACGTCGAGGTCGGCGGCGTCGAGGCGGCCGGTCGACAGGCGGCAGAAGGCGACGGCGTCGGCCACCAGGCGGACGTCGGGCTCTCCCGGGCTGCCGGCCAGGGCCAGGGGTTGGGACCAGGCGCCGCCGCCGGAACCGGTCAGCACGATGCGGGCCGTGCCGGCGTGCGGGCCCAGGGTCGCCAGGCGCAGCGGCAGCGTCCGCACGCAGAGGTCGGTCATCAGCGCGAGTCGCCCGGAGTCGGGCGCCTGCAACGGCTCCCCCGCGGCGGCGCGCACGTCGTCGGCGTGCGTCCACACCTCCAGGCTGCGGGCCACCAGCAGCGAGCCCCAGCGGAAGTCGACGCCGTGGAACGACACCGGGGCGCCGAGGTCGGGCGGCGCCGCGGCCAGGGTGTCGAGCACGACCCGCGTCGTCGCCCGCCACTCGTGCAGCGTCGCCGCCGGGTCGCGCTCCTGCTGGGCGGCGACGACCTCGAGGCTCATCGTGATGTGGTCGGCATCGGCCCGGTCGGGCTCGTCACCCCGACCCAGGCGGGCGGCCAGCAGCCGCTCCACCGCCAGCAGGTGCCCCACCAGCCCCTGCACCGTCCAGCCGTAGCGGTCGACCACCGCGGCCCACGCCGTGGCGTCGAGCCGGCCCAGCAGCTCGTCCAGCTCGCCGATCGTCCGGCGGTACGCCTCGACCGGCGACAGCGGCACAGTGTGCGCCGGCCGCCCGGCGGGCCGCGACGCCAGCGCCGCCTCCAGCACCCGGCCCCGCAGCTGCGGCGGGGCGGGCTCGGTCTCGACCGACACCAGCGCCTCGGTCACGAAGCCGGTCATCTCGCCGGCGCCGTCGGCATGCGGGTCGCCGGCTACTGCCACTCGACCGCCCCCTCCGCCGCCAGCAGGTCGCCGAGCTTGGCGAGCGCCTGGCGCAGGCGGGACTTGGCCGTCCCCTCGGGGATGCCCAGCAGCGTCGCCACCGACCGGTAGCTGTGCCCGCCGAAGTAGGCGAGCCGCAGCGCCTCCCGCTGCGGGGGCGGCAGGCGGCCCACCGCCCGGCGCACCCGGACAGCCAGGTCGTCGTCCTCCACCGACTCCGGCCGCTCCCACGCCGCCGGCTCCAGGCGGATCGCATCGCCGCCCTCGGCCTCCTCGCGGGCGCGGCGGCGGGCGTCGCTGCGCACCACGTCGACGGCCCGGCCGTGGGTCAGCATCCCCAGGTAGGTGCGCAGCGAACCGCGCTCGGGGTCGAAGCCCTCGGGCGCGGTCCACAGGCGCACGAACACGTCCTGGGCGATGTCCTCGGCCGACGAACGGCTGCCGGTCACCCGGTGCGCCAGCCCGAACACCAACGACGAGTAGAGGTCGTAGGCCTCGGCGAGCGCATCCTCGTCACCGGCGACGAGCCGCCGCGCCAGGTCCCTGTCCGCGCTGGAGGCCACGACGCCGAAGTTAGCCGTGCCCGTGCGCCTCTGCCGCGGGTCAGACCCCGGACACCGCGCGGGCCAGGGCGTGCTCCACCAACGTCACCAGCACGGGGATAACCGAGGCGCTCTGCCGGGCGTCGCACGTCACCAGCGGCACGTCCGGCGCCAGCGCCAGGGCCTCGCGGAGCACACTGGCGGGCGGCGGCGGCAACCGGTCGAACAGGTTCACCGCCACCACGAACGGCACCTTGCGGTCCTCGAAGAAGTCGATGGCACCGAAGCCGTCGGCCAGCCGGCGGGTGTCGAGCAGCACCACCGCCCCCACCGCGCCGCGGGCGAGGTCGTCCCACATGAACCAGAAGCGGTCCTGGCCCGGGGTGCCGAACAGGTAGAGGATCAGCACGTCGTCGATGCTGCGCCGGCCGAAGTCCATGGCGACCGTGGTGGTGGTCTTGTCGGGCACGCGGGTGATGTCGTCGACCTCGGCGGAGAGGTCGGTGATGGCGGCCTCGGTGGTGAGCGGGTCGATCTCCGACACGGCGCCGACGAACGTGGTCTTGCCCACGCCGAAGCCGCCGGCGACCACGATCTTCACGGGGATCGGGGTGCTCGGGCCGGTCGTCGTCATCGAGAGGTCCGTCACTTCTGCGCCTTCAGTCCCGCCAGCAGCCGCTCGAGCACCTCGGCGCTGGGCCGGCCGTCGTCGGTCAGCTGCGGCCGGTGGACCTCGAGCATCCCGCCCGTGTTCAGGTCCGACACCAGCACCCGGGCCACGCCCAGCGGCACCTTCAGCTGGACGGCCACCTCGGCCAGCGACACGGGCTGCCGGCAGTAGTCGACGATGCGCGACTGCTCGAAGCGCAGCCGGGGCAGCGCGCCCAGTCCCGCGTCCGTGCTGGTCACCAGGGTCTCCCAGGGCAGGTTCTCGCCCACCGACCGGGTGCGCCCCCGGGTGAGGGCGTACACAGGTACCAGTCGAGGGTCGAGGGGTTCGTCCGCACTCACCACCAGATCCGCCATTCCCACCGTCTCCGCCGCCGCCACCGTCTCTACCAGGGCGGCGTTCCTTGTAGCTCCGCCCTGAGCGCCGGGGTCAGCACCTGACCGATGCGGGCCACCAGCAGGCTCATCTCGTAGCCGATCAGTCCGATGTCGCAGTTCGGCTCGCACATCACCGCCAGCGCCGAGCCCTCGCCGACCTTGGTGACGAACAGGAAGCCGCCCTGCATCTCCACGATCACCTGG
This window of the Acidimicrobiales bacterium genome carries:
- a CDS encoding cupredoxin domain-containing protein, translating into MKHAMAHSFGRRLAGLGLVLAVGVSLAACGGDDDDDAADDGNGSTETTASDGGGGGGGGGGDVTYEISSISYSDVAAPAGGAIELENSSGAPHTFTADDGDFDVDIDDGGTATVDVPAEPGAYAFHCNIHASMEATLTAE
- a CDS encoding DUF742 domain-containing protein, which translates into the protein MSADEPLDPRLVPVYALTRGRTRSVGENLPWETLVTSTDAGLGALPRLRFEQSRIVDYCRQPVSLAEVAVQLKVPLGVARVLVSDLNTGGMLEVHRPQLTDDGRPSAEVLERLLAGLKAQK
- a CDS encoding sigma-70 family RNA polymerase sigma factor yields the protein MASSADRDLARRLVAGDEDALAEAYDLYSSLVFGLAHRVTGSRSSAEDIAQDVFVRLWTAPEGFDPERGSLRTYLGMLTHGRAVDVVRSDARRRAREEAEGGDAIRLEPAAWERPESVEDDDLAVRVRRAVGRLPPPQREALRLAYFGGHSYRSVATLLGIPEGTAKSRLRQALAKLGDLLAAEGAVEWQ
- a CDS encoding cupin-like domain-containing protein — encoded protein: MVAPRDNVERIPAPATDVLDRRYVRTGTPVILTGLFDDAPVARLADPLVARRELGDLRLPVRANPVVELLEGRTPPVRELRFADFHDQLATGEAAGESCIEHDTPEEIAAYIPPPPYVSLGEPDDGWVSHMFLSGPGSATHLHFDVDKRNVLTYQVFGRKRFVIVDARETRKLAPGSPPDVCYASALYLEHFSPDDLAAFLEYANAWDCVLEPGETLLTPATAWHYVEYLDVALSVTVRLARNRYLRFLAETAPAPSVELQAFASLFRDDARVGPAEAEAFAEFAVAANRHHLSRRRRAAKLDRLCAELCARLGLPIAGDAYHLDDIARRDAMRAVNSRQKWLP
- a CDS encoding maleylpyruvate isomerase family mycothiol-dependent enzyme, with product MAVAGDPHADGAGEMTGFVTEALVSVETEPAPPQLRGRVLEAALASRPAGRPAHTVPLSPVEAYRRTIGELDELLGRLDATAWAAVVDRYGWTVQGLVGHLLAVERLLAARLGRGDEPDRADADHITMSLEVVAAQQERDPAATLHEWRATTRVVLDTLAAAPPDLGAPVSFHGVDFRWGSLLVARSLEVWTHADDVRAAAGEPLQAPDSGRLALMTDLCVRTLPLRLATLGPHAGTARIVLTGSGGGAWSQPLALAGSPGEPDVRLVADAVAFCRLSTGRLDAADLDVTVTGDPALAADILATAAAFAV
- a CDS encoding ATP/GTP-binding protein → MTDLSMTTTGPSTPIPVKIVVAGGFGVGKTTFVGAVSEIDPLTTEAAITDLSAEVDDITRVPDKTTTTVAMDFGRRSIDDVLILYLFGTPGQDRFWFMWDDLARGAVGAVVLLDTRRLADGFGAIDFFEDRKVPFVVAVNLFDRLPPPPASVLREALALAPDVPLVTCDARQSASVIPVLVTLVEHALARAVSGV